A single Haloglycomyces albus DSM 45210 DNA region contains:
- a CDS encoding Trm112 family protein, giving the protein MPDEKLPAILFELLRCPADMAKLDYDEENNALVCTECGTSYPVEDNIPDMLTTDEDQGTTDDG; this is encoded by the coding sequence ATGCCAGACGAGAAACTGCCAGCCATCCTCTTCGAACTCCTCCGCTGCCCAGCCGATATGGCCAAACTGGATTACGACGAGGAGAACAACGCCCTCGTCTGCACCGAGTGCGGCACTTCCTACCCTGTGGAAGACAACATCCCCGACATGTTGACCACCGACGAAGACCAGGGCACGACCGACGACGGCTAG
- a CDS encoding NYN domain-containing protein yields the protein MSMGYEGVWPGKRYAVLVDVGYLYAAAAEILLDANSRRDYRVDAEKLIGSLIDRAHGLVSNGELLRMYWFDAARDRVPTVDQRVIAQMEYVKVRLGNLNSRGQQKGVDAMIRTDLEQLARHRAIHEAILLAGDEDMVPAVEIAQAYGVRIHLWGVEPLYATNQSERLVWESDTKETLTPDELRPYFTRAGHNPAAVAAHKIAGAPMAEPTQSVPSPAAVFGRRESVAVTMTAADALEAAESARPQYVNNSKQSSAASGKLDSEEVRGIGEYVGHKWLLTRGLDNIADLLPGPQLPTVIDKELLVEAEKELGYSLRDHPDARIWVRDGFWERVHREFDIEIDDVADD from the coding sequence ATGTCTATGGGATATGAGGGTGTATGGCCAGGTAAACGGTATGCCGTTCTGGTTGATGTGGGGTATCTCTACGCGGCGGCCGCAGAAATACTTCTGGACGCCAATTCGCGTCGCGACTACCGAGTGGATGCCGAGAAACTGATTGGAAGCCTCATTGACCGAGCGCACGGTTTGGTCTCCAACGGCGAACTCCTGCGTATGTATTGGTTCGATGCGGCCCGAGACCGGGTACCCACCGTTGACCAAAGGGTCATCGCTCAGATGGAATACGTCAAAGTCCGGTTGGGCAACCTCAATTCCCGTGGACAGCAAAAGGGCGTCGACGCCATGATTCGGACGGATCTGGAACAACTCGCGCGACACCGTGCCATCCATGAAGCCATCCTCCTCGCCGGCGATGAAGACATGGTCCCCGCCGTGGAAATCGCACAGGCCTACGGGGTGCGGATTCACCTGTGGGGCGTCGAACCTCTGTACGCGACCAACCAGAGTGAACGCCTGGTATGGGAATCCGATACCAAGGAAACGTTGACCCCCGACGAATTGCGCCCGTATTTTACCCGGGCCGGGCACAACCCGGCGGCCGTAGCGGCACACAAGATCGCGGGCGCCCCCATGGCTGAACCCACGCAGAGCGTTCCGTCCCCGGCGGCCGTTTTTGGGCGGCGTGAATCGGTAGCGGTCACGATGACCGCCGCAGACGCCTTGGAAGCCGCCGAGTCAGCTCGGCCACAATACGTCAACAACTCAAAGCAGTCGTCCGCCGCCTCCGGAAAACTCGACAGCGAGGAAGTACGCGGAATCGGCGAATACGTCGGACACAAGTGGCTGTTGACCCGCGGTCTCGACAATATCGCCGATCTACTGCCCGGTCCGCAGTTGCCTACCGTCATAGACAAGGAACTGCTCGTCGAGGCGGAAAAGGAACTCGGGTATTCTCTACGAGACCACCCCGACGCTCGGATCTGGGTGCGCGACGGATTCTGGGAACGAGTTCACCGTGAATTCGACATCGAAATCGACGACGTCGCAGACGATTAG
- a CDS encoding acyl-CoA carboxylase subunit epsilon — translation MTTDTDTQDVGIRVTRGNPTAEETAVITALLYSLAGSGDDEPAVRRTPSWSDPGLKLRVRRSWRDTAIPARRGMER, via the coding sequence ATGACGACCGACACCGATACCCAAGACGTCGGAATCAGAGTCACCCGGGGCAATCCCACCGCTGAGGAAACAGCGGTCATCACCGCCCTGCTGTACTCCTTGGCCGGATCCGGTGACGACGAGCCGGCGGTTCGGCGAACGCCGAGCTGGTCCGATCCCGGACTTAAACTGCGAGTTCGTCGGAGTTGGCGGGACACGGCCATTCCGGCGCGGCGCGGGATGGAGCGGTAA
- a CDS encoding PH domain-containing protein: MSFPDDVLARNEEVKLHTRQHWKDAIAPVLWFVVFLLIASILIYLVPESWGSAQLYVRLGIVAVFVGLIVWLSVLPWIRWQSTHYVLTNQRVMWREGIAQRESTHVMLNRVNSVTYSQSIWERLLGFGTLTIYTASDDVDVVWRDIPRVDKVKTQLYQLMQDDKQGEDVSEAR, from the coding sequence GTGAGTTTTCCCGATGACGTTCTGGCCCGAAACGAAGAGGTGAAACTCCATACCCGCCAGCATTGGAAAGACGCTATCGCCCCAGTGCTGTGGTTTGTCGTATTCCTTTTGATCGCCTCGATTCTGATTTACCTGGTGCCGGAAAGTTGGGGCAGCGCCCAACTATACGTTCGCCTGGGAATTGTGGCCGTGTTTGTAGGTCTGATCGTATGGCTTTCGGTGCTGCCCTGGATTCGTTGGCAAAGCACCCACTACGTCCTCACCAACCAGAGAGTCATGTGGCGCGAAGGAATCGCACAACGCGAAAGCACGCACGTCATGCTTAACCGCGTCAATTCGGTGACCTACAGCCAGTCCATTTGGGAACGCCTGTTGGGATTCGGCACCTTGACCATCTACACGGCCTCCGACGATGTGGACGTGGTTTGGCGTGACATTCCCCGGGTCGACAAGGTCAAGACTCAGCTCTACCAGCTCATGCAGGACGATAAGCAAGGCGAAGACGTCAGCGAAGCCCGCTAG
- the manA gene encoding mannose-6-phosphate isomerase, class I, translating into MQELEGVIRNYAWGSQVDIARMQGRAYPTELPEAEEWFGAHPTAPSFLADGRSLDTAVKIDPKPMLGDEVLNRYGARVPFMMKLLAAARPLSLQAHPNARQAHAGYVRERRMGVDFSSRNYVDSNHKPELLVALSEFRALCGFRDPLEAARDVESLEVEGLKDLAQLLRSGEGSLRRAVSHVLTTDLGDHNTLVDQAAKAAGGRTEPEFEMLVELAKTYPNDPGVLVSLLLNHLVLSPGEAVYMPAGNMHAYLRGFGVEIMAASDNVLRGGLTGKKVDVPELLRVLDFRAMTDPLQPHEDDGPVRTWPVPVDDFQLHRVTLSGNEVTIDLPGPRILLAVEGAVQGIDKDGEEQLRAGQAAFSRAESGPMSLGGTGTIFVAHVGG; encoded by the coding sequence GTGCAGGAACTGGAAGGCGTCATCCGCAATTACGCCTGGGGATCGCAAGTTGATATTGCTCGGATGCAGGGGCGTGCGTATCCCACCGAACTTCCTGAAGCCGAAGAGTGGTTTGGAGCGCACCCGACCGCTCCGTCGTTCCTAGCCGACGGGCGCTCCCTGGACACGGCCGTGAAAATCGACCCTAAGCCAATGCTGGGGGACGAGGTTCTCAACCGCTACGGAGCGCGAGTGCCGTTCATGATGAAACTGTTGGCGGCCGCACGTCCCCTCTCCCTGCAAGCGCACCCGAACGCGCGCCAGGCGCACGCCGGTTACGTACGCGAACGTCGCATGGGAGTGGATTTCTCCTCCCGAAACTACGTGGATTCGAACCATAAACCCGAACTGCTGGTCGCCCTGAGCGAATTCCGAGCTCTCTGCGGATTCCGCGATCCGCTGGAAGCGGCTCGCGATGTGGAGTCCCTGGAAGTCGAAGGTCTCAAAGACCTCGCACAACTGCTTCGCAGTGGAGAAGGGTCCCTGCGGCGAGCCGTCTCCCACGTCCTCACGACCGACCTGGGCGACCACAACACCCTGGTCGACCAGGCGGCGAAAGCGGCGGGAGGACGAACGGAACCAGAGTTCGAAATGCTGGTCGAACTTGCCAAGACCTACCCGAACGACCCCGGAGTATTGGTCAGTCTCCTCCTCAACCACCTGGTGCTGAGCCCCGGCGAGGCGGTCTACATGCCGGCGGGAAACATGCACGCCTATCTGCGCGGTTTCGGAGTGGAGATCATGGCCGCCAGTGACAATGTGCTTCGCGGGGGACTGACGGGTAAGAAGGTCGACGTACCCGAACTACTGCGCGTCCTCGACTTCCGCGCGATGACCGATCCGCTACAACCTCACGAGGACGACGGTCCCGTTCGCACCTGGCCCGTCCCCGTCGACGATTTTCAGCTGCACCGCGTCACCTTGTCCGGAAACGAAGTCACCATCGACCTACCGGGACCACGTATCCTTCTCGCCGTCGAAGGAGCCGTACAGGGCATCGACAAGGACGGCGAAGAACAACTACGCGCCGGCCAGGCCGCGTTCTCCCGAGCCGAATCAGGACCAATGTCACTAGGTGGTACAGGCACCATCTTCGTTGCGCATGTTGGTGGGTGA
- a CDS encoding phosphomannomutase/phosphoglucomutase: MTVHHSDAEELQKIVKAYDIRGLVDSQLTPRVLEALGCASAEVTGLSNWAVGHDMRASSPELAEAFARGVNRAGGDVAHAGLCATDMLYFISGSYDLAGAMLTASHNPASYNGLKMCLPGAKPISMTSGLADIRDRAMELLDGAEWPDQGGELLKREYLPEYANYLRDLVDLSGMRPLKVVVDAGNGMAGYTVPAVLGDEYLSPLPITVDPLYFELDGTFPNHEANPLDPANLVDLQKRVRSTDADLGLAFDGDADRCFVVDADGEPVSPSAITALVAQRQLREQPGATIVHNLITSRAVPEIIAENGGNAVRTRVGHSYIKATMAENDALFGGEHSAHYYFKGFWYADTGMLAALHVLAALGYGDRPLSDLAADFERYIASGEINSTVTDPNEKLEELQQIYGTKCDVDLDFLDGLTIAYKDGTWANIRPSNTEPLLRLNVEGPSLETMQRIRDEILTHIRA, encoded by the coding sequence GTGACAGTGCACCACAGCGATGCCGAAGAACTGCAGAAAATCGTCAAGGCCTATGACATCCGGGGCCTGGTGGACAGCCAGCTGACTCCGCGTGTCCTCGAGGCGTTGGGCTGTGCGTCGGCGGAAGTCACCGGATTGTCCAACTGGGCGGTCGGCCACGATATGCGTGCCTCCAGCCCCGAACTCGCAGAGGCCTTCGCCCGTGGGGTCAATCGGGCCGGAGGCGATGTCGCACACGCCGGTCTGTGCGCGACCGACATGCTGTATTTCATTTCCGGCAGCTACGACCTGGCCGGTGCGATGCTTACCGCCAGCCATAACCCGGCCTCGTACAACGGTCTCAAAATGTGTCTACCCGGTGCCAAGCCGATCAGTATGACCTCGGGTCTGGCCGACATCCGCGATCGGGCGATGGAACTGCTCGATGGAGCCGAATGGCCCGATCAGGGCGGCGAACTGTTGAAACGCGAATATCTCCCGGAATACGCCAACTACCTACGTGATCTGGTAGATCTCAGCGGAATGCGGCCGCTCAAGGTGGTCGTCGACGCGGGAAACGGGATGGCTGGATACACCGTCCCGGCCGTCCTAGGGGACGAGTACCTGTCGCCGTTGCCGATCACCGTCGATCCGCTCTATTTTGAACTTGACGGTACCTTCCCCAATCACGAAGCCAATCCACTCGACCCGGCCAACCTGGTCGACCTGCAGAAGCGAGTACGTTCGACCGACGCCGACCTGGGACTTGCCTTCGACGGGGACGCCGACCGGTGTTTCGTGGTCGACGCCGACGGTGAACCCGTCTCCCCGTCTGCCATTACGGCGCTCGTTGCGCAACGTCAACTGCGTGAGCAGCCCGGAGCCACGATCGTGCACAACCTGATCACCAGCCGCGCCGTTCCCGAAATCATCGCCGAAAACGGTGGAAACGCAGTGCGCACCCGAGTGGGGCATTCGTACATAAAGGCCACGATGGCCGAAAACGATGCGCTGTTCGGCGGTGAACACTCCGCGCACTATTACTTCAAGGGATTCTGGTACGCCGACACGGGCATGCTGGCCGCTCTACACGTGCTGGCGGCACTGGGATATGGAGACCGTCCACTGTCCGACTTGGCGGCGGACTTCGAACGGTATATCGCCAGCGGTGAGATCAACTCCACCGTCACCGATCCGAACGAAAAGCTGGAAGAGTTGCAGCAGATTTACGGCACCAAATGCGATGTGGACCTGGATTTCCTGGATGGATTGACCATTGCCTACAAGGACGGCACTTGGGCCAATATCCGGCCCTCCAACACCGAACCGTTGCTGCGCCTGAACGTCGAAGGCCCGAGCCTTGAAACGATGCAACGAATCCGGGACGAAATTTTGACCCACATCCGAGCCTAG
- a CDS encoding DUF3499 domain-containing protein — protein sequence MRSDRRCSRNGCRQPAVATLTYVYADSTAVVGPLATAREPHSYDLCSLHAGRLTAPRGWELVRHKGDHNAPMPSDDDLVALANAVREAANNEPETMEDGETDDAGAPRSKRGDTTTRGHLRVVQAEDDSRR from the coding sequence GTGAGGTCGGATCGTCGTTGTTCCCGAAACGGTTGTCGCCAGCCGGCGGTGGCTACGTTGACGTATGTCTATGCGGATTCCACGGCAGTGGTGGGCCCACTTGCCACTGCCCGCGAGCCGCACAGCTATGACCTTTGCTCTCTACATGCCGGTCGATTGACCGCTCCGCGCGGATGGGAACTGGTTCGGCACAAGGGAGACCATAACGCCCCGATGCCTAGCGACGATGATTTGGTCGCATTGGCGAACGCCGTTCGTGAAGCGGCGAACAACGAACCTGAGACCATGGAGGACGGCGAGACCGACGACGCTGGAGCTCCACGGTCAAAACGTGGGGATACGACCACTCGCGGCCATTTGAGGGTGGTCCAAGCTGAGGACGATTCTCGCCGTTGA
- a CDS encoding metallopeptidase family protein: MLRDRHGRGLRGPLMPSVLPARKTSRQYFDELAMAVVTRIEHQVSASLNTEVSSLRHIEFAVADIPPEVTPFDADIVEDAGVPLARLFPAQPGTVAAAPRIVLYRRPIEMRSASLAEKELLIQSVLAEQLSGLLGISPDEMD, translated from the coding sequence ATGCTTAGGGATCGACATGGGCGCGGTTTGCGTGGCCCGCTAATGCCAAGTGTTCTGCCTGCTCGAAAGACATCGCGTCAGTACTTCGACGAATTGGCCATGGCAGTGGTGACCCGAATCGAGCACCAGGTTTCCGCCAGTCTCAATACAGAAGTCAGTAGTCTTCGTCACATTGAGTTCGCGGTGGCGGACATTCCGCCGGAAGTCACTCCCTTTGACGCCGACATAGTGGAGGACGCAGGCGTCCCTTTGGCCCGACTTTTTCCCGCCCAGCCGGGGACCGTCGCCGCTGCCCCGCGCATCGTCCTTTATCGGCGGCCGATTGAAATGCGATCCGCCTCGCTTGCCGAAAAGGAACTTCTCATACAGTCCGTTCTGGCCGAACAACTGTCCGGCCTCCTCGGAATCAGCCCGGACGAAATGGACTGA
- a CDS encoding SIS domain-containing protein, which yields MAGEKITGDAHADEDRLEGNLEEQSQLGGPLWALANAGPNLRESAALSAEADLSELARDGRPRAVVLAGVGTAARTGDILSTVAGPRCPVPIVPHRSAGIPGWVGAGDVVLAVSGSGHSPEALAAAEAAARRGARLVAIGAPDSELQAVAERARAPFVAVPRRAPALQSLWALAIPVLLAGRALGLVPVTEADIAETAQRLDDDAERCRPDADSFVNPAKEMAMNLSGTIPVVWGSSPLAGVAAWRFGDMLAANARYPVVAGELAEAGRGRVGLLDGPFGSLLERDIFADEDDAAARLRLIVLRDDGLEGDDTIPKPDTRRADAIVDLAQQRNLPVTVVNAEGGCALERLASLIAIPDFTSIYLAFAHGFDPMKVPAVAEMKDIVVQRGE from the coding sequence ATGGCCGGCGAAAAGATCACTGGGGACGCACACGCCGACGAAGACCGTCTGGAAGGCAACCTGGAAGAACAAAGTCAACTCGGCGGACCGCTGTGGGCACTGGCGAACGCGGGACCGAACCTGCGGGAGTCCGCAGCGCTCAGCGCGGAAGCGGATCTGTCCGAACTCGCTCGGGACGGACGGCCGCGGGCGGTCGTTCTCGCCGGTGTCGGGACCGCGGCCCGAACCGGTGACATTCTCTCCACGGTAGCCGGACCACGGTGTCCGGTGCCGATCGTTCCCCACCGTTCGGCCGGAATTCCCGGTTGGGTCGGTGCGGGGGACGTGGTGTTGGCCGTCAGTGGATCAGGGCATTCTCCCGAAGCTCTGGCCGCAGCCGAAGCGGCCGCTCGGCGCGGAGCACGCCTGGTGGCGATCGGGGCACCGGACTCCGAACTGCAAGCCGTCGCGGAACGGGCACGCGCGCCGTTCGTAGCGGTTCCCCGTCGAGCTCCGGCACTACAGAGCCTGTGGGCCTTGGCGATACCGGTGCTACTGGCGGGACGCGCCCTCGGTCTGGTGCCGGTGACCGAAGCCGACATCGCCGAGACCGCACAGCGGCTGGACGACGACGCCGAACGCTGCCGTCCCGATGCGGACTCCTTTGTGAATCCCGCCAAGGAAATGGCCATGAACCTGTCCGGCACCATTCCGGTCGTGTGGGGATCCAGCCCGCTGGCGGGAGTGGCGGCATGGCGGTTCGGCGACATGCTTGCGGCGAACGCCCGCTATCCGGTCGTGGCAGGCGAGCTCGCCGAAGCGGGTCGCGGTCGAGTCGGCCTCCTCGACGGCCCGTTCGGGTCCCTCCTCGAACGCGATATCTTCGCCGATGAAGACGACGCCGCCGCTCGCCTGCGACTGATCGTATTGCGCGACGACGGTTTGGAAGGCGACGACACCATCCCGAAACCGGACACACGGCGTGCCGACGCGATCGTGGATTTGGCGCAACAGCGTAACCTCCCGGTCACCGTGGTGAACGCGGAAGGCGGATGTGCTCTGGAACGGTTGGCCTCCTTGATCGCTATACCCGACTTCACCTCGATTTACTTGGCCTTCGCCCACGGTTTCGACCCCATGAAGGTTCCCGCTGTGGCCGAGATGAAAGACATAGTGGTACAGCGTGGTGAATAA
- a CDS encoding acyl-CoA carboxylase subunit beta — protein MTDIDIHTTAGKLADLNERRNEAATGNPRAIEKQHERGKKTARERIEALLDEGSFTEVDSLRRHRSIDFGMEANRPYGDGVVTGYGTIDGREVCIFSQDFTIFGGSLGQVCGEKIVKIQDLAMKTGRPLIGISDSGGARIQEGVASLGGYGDIFLRNVRASGVIPQISLIMGPCAGGAVYSPAITDFTVMVDQTSHMFITGPDVVRAVTGEDVGMEELGGGRTHNAVAGNAHYLASDEGDAVEYVKQLLSFIPSNNLDQPPMYDETEDLEVTGDDAALDKIVPDSANQPYDMRTVIEGIVDDGDFFETQELFARNIVVGFGRIDGRPIGVVANQPMHFAGCLDIDASEKAARFIRFCDSFNIPIVSFVDVPGFLPGTSQEHDGIIRRGAKLIYAYAEATVPKLTVIVRKDYGGAYCVMGSKHVGADVNLAWPTAEIAVMGSQGAVNILYRRDLAKADDEQAMRAELMNEYEEKLNNPYVAAELGYIDAVIQPRETRMELVKALRMTASKREELPAKKHGNIPL, from the coding sequence GTGACTGACATCGACATCCATACCACTGCCGGGAAGCTCGCCGACCTCAACGAGCGCCGCAACGAAGCGGCAACCGGCAATCCCCGTGCCATCGAGAAGCAACACGAGCGCGGAAAGAAGACCGCACGTGAACGTATTGAGGCGCTTCTCGACGAAGGATCGTTTACCGAAGTTGACTCGCTTCGCCGTCACCGCTCCATTGACTTCGGGATGGAAGCCAACCGTCCCTATGGAGACGGGGTCGTCACCGGATACGGCACCATCGACGGCCGTGAAGTCTGTATCTTCAGCCAAGACTTCACGATCTTCGGCGGGTCTCTCGGTCAGGTCTGTGGTGAAAAGATCGTCAAGATTCAAGACCTTGCCATGAAGACCGGGCGCCCCTTGATCGGAATCTCCGATTCGGGTGGGGCACGTATCCAAGAAGGTGTGGCCTCACTTGGCGGGTACGGTGATATCTTCCTCCGTAATGTGCGGGCCTCCGGGGTCATTCCCCAGATCTCACTGATCATGGGGCCCTGCGCAGGTGGAGCGGTCTACAGCCCCGCCATCACCGACTTCACCGTCATGGTGGATCAGACCAGCCACATGTTCATTACCGGTCCCGATGTAGTTCGTGCCGTGACCGGCGAAGACGTCGGCATGGAAGAGCTCGGTGGGGGCCGCACCCACAATGCGGTGGCCGGGAATGCCCACTACCTTGCCTCGGATGAAGGCGACGCCGTGGAGTACGTGAAGCAGCTTCTGAGCTTCATTCCCTCCAACAACCTCGATCAGCCGCCCATGTACGACGAGACCGAGGACCTGGAAGTTACCGGCGACGACGCCGCGTTGGACAAGATCGTCCCCGACTCGGCCAACCAGCCGTACGACATGCGTACCGTCATCGAAGGCATCGTCGACGACGGAGACTTCTTCGAGACGCAGGAGCTGTTCGCTCGCAACATCGTCGTCGGCTTCGGACGTATCGACGGCCGTCCGATCGGTGTTGTTGCCAATCAGCCCATGCACTTTGCCGGTTGCCTCGACATCGACGCTTCGGAGAAGGCGGCGCGTTTCATCCGGTTCTGCGACTCGTTCAATATCCCGATCGTCTCGTTCGTCGACGTGCCGGGTTTCCTGCCCGGTACCTCGCAGGAGCACGACGGAATCATCCGCCGCGGAGCGAAGCTGATTTACGCCTACGCCGAAGCGACCGTTCCGAAGCTGACCGTGATTGTCCGCAAGGACTACGGCGGCGCGTATTGCGTCATGGGGTCGAAGCACGTCGGAGCCGACGTCAACTTGGCCTGGCCGACCGCGGAGATCGCGGTCATGGGTTCGCAGGGCGCGGTCAATATTCTGTACCGCCGCGATTTGGCCAAGGCCGATGACGAACAGGCTATGCGAGCTGAGCTCATGAACGAATACGAGGAGAAGCTCAACAACCCCTACGTCGCGGCCGAGCTGGGCTACATCGACGCGGTCATCCAGCCGCGTGAGACACGGATGGAGCTGGTGAAGGCCCTTCGGATGACCGCCTCCAAACGTGAAGAACTCCCAGCTAAAAAGCACGGCAACATTCCTCTTTAA
- a CDS encoding biotin--[acetyl-CoA-carboxylase] ligase: MAGQLRKPLSETSLRTKIHNISDFWNRISVVDITHSTQDDVLAEARSGAPDPRVLLAETQLAGQGRRGRTWSAPARSSIMMSLLLRPRRPTEQWSMLSPLVAVALCDTLRSVAAVNATVKWPNDVLVDGAKIAGILAAVADGSVVVGMGVNVSHNQDDLPISSATSVALANGSQTDRETLIVDFLRRFEERYTEWEHSGASSIVAAWRERSATLGQTVRVELPGGEFLDGQATDINDLGGLLIKDGKGTVHTVTAAETVHLRPST, translated from the coding sequence ATGGCCGGACAGCTACGAAAACCACTCTCCGAAACTTCCCTAAGGACGAAAATTCATAATATTTCGGACTTTTGGAACAGGATATCTGTAGTAGATATCACACATTCGACACAGGATGACGTGCTGGCCGAAGCACGTAGCGGCGCTCCCGACCCTCGTGTACTGCTGGCCGAAACCCAGCTGGCCGGGCAGGGTCGACGGGGACGTACCTGGTCGGCTCCGGCTCGCTCGAGCATTATGATGTCGCTGTTGCTGCGGCCTCGGCGTCCGACGGAACAATGGAGCATGCTCAGCCCCCTGGTCGCTGTCGCCCTGTGCGATACCCTACGGTCGGTCGCCGCAGTGAACGCCACTGTGAAATGGCCCAATGACGTCCTCGTCGACGGGGCGAAGATCGCCGGTATTCTAGCCGCCGTCGCGGACGGTTCCGTAGTAGTCGGCATGGGCGTCAACGTGTCGCATAACCAGGACGATCTCCCCATTTCCTCAGCCACCTCCGTTGCCTTGGCCAATGGTTCGCAAACCGACCGCGAAACTCTGATCGTGGACTTCCTCCGTCGATTCGAAGAGCGCTACACCGAATGGGAGCACTCCGGAGCGTCGTCGATCGTGGCGGCCTGGCGCGAGCGTTCGGCAACGCTGGGACAGACCGTCCGAGTCGAACTACCCGGCGGTGAATTTCTCGACGGACAGGCGACCGACATCAACGACCTCGGCGGACTGCTCATAAAGGACGGCAAGGGTACCGTTCACACCGTTACTGCAGCCGAAACCGTTCACCTACGCCCCAGCACATAA
- a CDS encoding GNAT family N-acetyltransferase, with product MHNIDIVPLDPTDISHIRGVTELTHSVREHNLSPWPRFPAVMELATRFFTTRYNKKIEYLAVSEQSVVGASHAALSTDDNQHLAMLEVMVHPEYRRQGIGSQLLQVTEKRLQDEGRHTFIASSIEGYPDGEAMDESGLAFAHHHGYHTSLIEVQRRNDLFAVDERELDDLLADAWKHAQDYELIQYYNSAPEDLVEGLCVLHEGMYTDVPLGDTDIREVDFTPERLRARERASLERGVVQPHSVIRHKASKEIAGFSVINVFPGSEDIAYQDDTIVHKTHRGHRLGTILKIANQRELRRIRPQLRYIDTWNAESNEHMIAINEAIGYRKLCREHELQKKLSE from the coding sequence ATGCATAACATTGACATCGTCCCACTGGATCCCACCGACATCTCTCATATTCGCGGCGTCACCGAATTGACCCATTCAGTCCGAGAGCACAACCTCTCTCCGTGGCCTCGTTTTCCAGCCGTAATGGAACTGGCAACACGCTTCTTTACCACCCGGTACAATAAGAAGATCGAATACCTTGCCGTCTCTGAGCAATCGGTGGTCGGTGCGTCCCACGCAGCATTGTCCACTGACGACAATCAGCACCTGGCAATGTTGGAAGTCATGGTTCACCCGGAATACCGACGCCAGGGCATCGGTTCACAGCTACTGCAAGTGACTGAGAAGCGACTGCAGGATGAAGGACGTCATACCTTCATCGCTAGTTCGATCGAAGGCTACCCCGATGGTGAAGCGATGGACGAATCCGGTCTGGCCTTCGCACATCACCACGGCTACCACACGTCTCTCATAGAAGTCCAACGGCGTAACGACCTGTTTGCAGTAGACGAGCGGGAATTGGACGATCTCCTCGCCGACGCCTGGAAACATGCCCAAGACTACGAACTCATCCAGTATTACAATTCGGCTCCGGAAGACCTGGTCGAAGGCCTGTGCGTATTGCACGAAGGCATGTACACCGATGTTCCGCTCGGCGATACCGATATCCGCGAGGTCGATTTCACGCCCGAACGACTCCGGGCCCGTGAACGCGCCAGCCTCGAACGGGGCGTCGTCCAGCCGCACTCGGTCATTCGGCATAAAGCGAGCAAAGAGATCGCCGGATTCAGTGTCATCAATGTGTTTCCCGGGTCCGAAGACATCGCTTACCAGGATGACACCATCGTCCACAAGACCCATCGTGGCCACCGCCTCGGAACCATCCTGAAAATCGCCAACCAGCGTGAGCTGCGGCGTATTCGCCCTCAGCTACGTTACATAGACACATGGAACGCCGAGTCGAACGAGCACATGATCGCGATCAACGAAGCCATAGGCTACCGGAAACTGTGTCGCGAACACGAATTGCAGAAGAAGCTCAGCGAATAA
- a CDS encoding nucleoside triphosphate pyrophosphatase: protein MTRPFILASASPARRRLLEAAGIHPEVVVSGVDESQVAGSDPNELAAALAELKATAVAPQTPSNAFVMGCDSVLHFDGEILGKPDGPEEAVSRWKRMRGEVGVLYTGHCLIDRTADRTIVQTAATTVHFAEVSDAEIAAYVETGEPLHVAGSFTLDGYGSAFIKKIEGDPGTVIGLSMPLLREMLGEVETNITTLW, encoded by the coding sequence ATGACGCGCCCGTTCATTCTGGCTTCCGCCTCCCCAGCCCGTCGCCGTCTCCTGGAAGCGGCGGGCATCCATCCAGAGGTCGTGGTGTCGGGCGTCGACGAAAGCCAAGTCGCCGGTTCCGACCCCAACGAATTGGCTGCGGCCCTAGCCGAATTGAAAGCGACGGCAGTGGCGCCACAGACACCGTCCAACGCGTTCGTGATGGGCTGTGATTCGGTTCTTCACTTCGACGGTGAGATTCTAGGTAAGCCGGACGGTCCCGAGGAGGCCGTATCGCGTTGGAAGCGCATGCGTGGCGAAGTCGGCGTGCTGTACACCGGTCATTGCCTCATCGACCGGACGGCGGATCGGACGATCGTCCAGACCGCCGCTACTACGGTGCATTTCGCCGAAGTCTCCGACGCCGAGATCGCCGCTTACGTCGAGACCGGCGAACCGCTGCACGTCGCCGGTTCGTTCACCCTGGACGGATACGGTTCGGCCTTCATCAAGAAGATCGAGGGTGATCCGGGAACGGTGATCGGGCTGTCGATGCCCCTACTGCGAGAGATGCTAGGGGAAGTAGAAACCAACATCACCACTTTGTGGTAG